In [Leptolyngbya] sp. PCC 7376, a genomic segment contains:
- a CDS encoding MFS transporter — MDLAREVQTSQQQQNSVEVQTADQERFSTFQLWNMSIGFLGIQFGWGLQMANMSSIFEHLGASAHSIPILWLAAPLTGLIVQPIIGNLSDHTWGIFGRRRPYLLGGAIAASIALVLMPRCSSLWMAAGLLWLLDSSANVSMVPFRAFVGDLLPKKQRTQGFAMQSVMVGLGAIAASVMPWLFNHILGVDPSTNTTRQIPLTVELSFYLGAALFLGTVIWTVVTTPESPPADLEKFGKLQEERGGIFHSLEETWQVLGEMPPTMKQLAWVQMFTWLGIFCFFIYFPPAIARNIFGAVDINSALYNEGIEWAGLCFAMFNIVCIPFSFVLPWLARRFGRKAIHITCLLCGGMSLIALLFIHNPWLLLLSMAGFGLTWASAQSIPYAILTHALPTQRRGIYQGIFNFFIVLPEIGIALGFGWIMEHILHENRLFAVVCGGVFLLIAAMLMPFVQSAVGAPHNQLVTATTILEDLAEKPLIS; from the coding sequence ATGGATTTAGCTCGGGAAGTACAGACCTCTCAGCAGCAGCAAAATAGTGTCGAAGTACAGACGGCTGATCAGGAGAGATTTTCGACTTTCCAGCTCTGGAATATGAGTATTGGTTTTTTGGGAATTCAGTTTGGCTGGGGTCTCCAAATGGCAAATATGAGTTCGATTTTTGAACATCTTGGAGCCAGTGCCCACAGCATCCCGATTCTTTGGCTTGCAGCACCTTTGACTGGCTTAATTGTGCAGCCAATTATTGGCAATTTAAGTGATCATACTTGGGGGATTTTTGGGCGTAGGCGGCCTTATTTACTTGGCGGGGCGATCGCCGCATCTATTGCCTTGGTCTTAATGCCACGCTGTTCAAGTTTGTGGATGGCAGCAGGATTGCTGTGGCTGCTAGATAGTAGTGCCAATGTCAGTATGGTGCCGTTTCGGGCATTTGTGGGTGACCTTTTACCGAAAAAGCAGCGGACTCAAGGATTTGCGATGCAGAGTGTGATGGTCGGACTCGGGGCGATCGCCGCGTCAGTGATGCCTTGGTTGTTTAACCATATTTTGGGTGTTGATCCTTCGACAAATACCACTCGACAAATTCCGTTAACCGTTGAATTGTCATTTTATCTGGGAGCTGCTTTATTCCTTGGCACTGTAATTTGGACAGTTGTCACCACACCAGAATCGCCTCCCGCCGACCTCGAAAAATTCGGCAAGCTCCAAGAAGAACGGGGCGGTATTTTCCATAGCCTAGAGGAGACTTGGCAAGTGCTCGGCGAGATGCCCCCAACTATGAAGCAATTGGCATGGGTGCAAATGTTTACGTGGTTAGGAATTTTCTGCTTTTTTATTTACTTTCCTCCGGCGATCGCCCGCAATATTTTTGGCGCGGTGGATATCAATTCGGCGCTTTATAACGAAGGCATTGAATGGGCTGGACTCTGTTTCGCCATGTTTAATATCGTTTGTATTCCCTTTTCTTTTGTCTTGCCTTGGCTAGCTCGTCGCTTCGGGCGCAAAGCCATTCACATCACCTGTCTCCTGTGTGGAGGAATGAGTCTAATTGCTCTGCTCTTTATCCACAATCCTTGGCTACTGCTCCTCTCGATGGCGGGATTTGGTTTAACTTGGGCCAGTGCTCAGTCAATTCCCTACGCGATTTTGACCCATGCCTTGCCGACCCAGCGACGCGGTATTTACCAAGGCATTTTTAACTTTTTTATTGTGCTCCCTGAAATCGGAATTGCACTAGGTTTCGGTTGGATTATGGAGCATATTTTGCACGAAAATCGTTTATTTGCAGTGGTGTGTGGCGGCGTCTTTCTGTTGATTGCGGCCATGCTTATGCCCTTTGTCCAATCAGCGGTCGGAGCGCCCCATAATCAATTGGTTACTGCTACAACAATTTTGGAAGATCTGGCAGAAAAACCGCTAATCTCATAG
- a CDS encoding DUF6816 family protein has product MLKPLQILSIAIYLWCNIATMAWAETLQDRIQDYPNWSNLPSVETVQGSEDLIYPDWMQGTWQVSSTLREQTAPLAPEIVTPGFEQNRQFIDQPLIFCVKFEPQQYFAQQAFALPKLLSGDRPIVANREFNGTEIATAYLGEAGLRAVKVDPTNPNRQLTRLNGDRTLISTITARVTEFPNGQEFLSSEITRQQFRGTPQIYLNTVETTTDYTLQTPDLITAKQITAIYLSPNDPNFFQAKTQPVALYLYELELAKIPEANNKADF; this is encoded by the coding sequence ATGCTTAAACCCCTTCAAATACTAAGTATTGCCATTTATTTGTGGTGCAATATCGCAACGATGGCTTGGGCAGAAACCTTACAAGATCGCATCCAGGATTATCCTAATTGGTCAAATTTACCCTCGGTTGAAACAGTTCAAGGGTCAGAGGATTTAATTTATCCAGACTGGATGCAGGGAACATGGCAAGTAAGCAGCACTCTCCGCGAGCAAACCGCGCCTTTAGCGCCAGAGATTGTGACACCAGGTTTTGAGCAAAATCGTCAATTTATCGATCAGCCACTAATTTTTTGTGTGAAGTTTGAGCCACAGCAATATTTTGCTCAACAAGCTTTTGCCTTACCAAAGCTACTGAGTGGCGATCGCCCAATTGTTGCGAACCGAGAATTTAATGGCACAGAAATTGCGACAGCCTATTTGGGTGAAGCTGGTTTGCGAGCGGTCAAAGTAGATCCAACAAATCCAAATAGACAACTGACTCGTCTCAATGGCGATCGCACTCTAATTTCAACTATTACTGCTAGAGTTACTGAATTTCCAAATGGGCAAGAATTTTTAAGTTCTGAAATTACACGACAACAATTTCGAGGGACACCACAGATTTATCTCAATACTGTTGAGACGACGACAGATTACACCTTACAAACACCAGATTTAATTACGGCGAAACAAATTACAGCGATTTATCTGTCACCCAATGACCCCAATTTTTTTCAGGCAAAGACTCAACCTGTGGCACTCTACCTCTACGAGCTCGAACTAGCGAAAATACCTGAAGCAAACAATAAGGCAGATTTTTAG
- the plsY gene encoding glycerol-3-phosphate 1-O-acyltransferase PlsY, with protein MFLAIAATFCFVAYILGSIPTGYLAGKWLQDIDIREHGSGSTGATNVLRTLGKKAAIAVLLCDALKGMVGICLVQLLFVHPEWIAMPPAYRDWMIVGAAFCAVIGHSKSIFLGFRGGKSVAISIGVLLVMTPLIALGTVATFGFVIAVSQIVSLSSISGAIAVMVLMIIFQKPLPYILFGVFASAYVIIRHRSNIERIFAGTEPKIGKKLSQENP; from the coding sequence ATTTTTTTAGCGATCGCCGCAACTTTTTGTTTTGTTGCGTATATTTTGGGCTCTATTCCGACAGGTTATCTAGCGGGGAAATGGTTGCAGGATATTGATATCCGTGAACATGGCTCTGGTTCGACAGGCGCAACAAACGTTCTACGTACTCTCGGTAAAAAAGCGGCGATTGCCGTTCTGCTCTGTGATGCATTGAAAGGAATGGTTGGGATTTGCCTTGTGCAACTACTATTTGTCCATCCCGAATGGATTGCAATGCCTCCTGCATATCGAGATTGGATGATCGTTGGTGCCGCATTTTGCGCTGTGATTGGTCACAGTAAATCTATTTTTCTTGGTTTCCGAGGTGGTAAATCCGTCGCAATTAGCATTGGTGTGTTACTCGTCATGACACCGCTAATTGCCCTCGGAACCGTTGCAACATTTGGTTTTGTGATCGCGGTTAGTCAGATTGTTTCCCTGAGCTCGATTAGCGGGGCGATCGCCGTAATGGTGTTGATGATTATCTTCCAGAAGCCATTGCCTTATATTCTGTTTGGTGTATTTGCAAGCGCCTATGTGATTATCCGCCACCGTTCTAATATCGAACGTATTTTTGCGGGAACAGAACCCAAAATTGGCAAAAAACTAAGTCAAGAAAACCCCTAA
- the ychF gene encoding redox-regulated ATPase YchF yields MLRAGIVGLPNVGKSTLFNALCENAKADAANFPFCTIEPNVGVVAVPDPRLGVLAELSKSAKIVPTRMEFVDIAGLVEGASQGEGLGNQFLANIREVDAIVHVVRCFDDDDIIHVSGSIDPVRDIEIINLELILADMSQVEKRLERAKKQAKGKAKEAMLEVAVLEKILPILEDGKPARQVELDADEENAIKALGLLTRKPVIYATNVSEDDLAEGNEWVEQVRGVAATENAQVVVVSAQVEAELVELEEADKADFLEALGVSEGGLQSLISATYELLGLRTYLTTGPEETRAWTILVGMKAPQAAGVIHTDFERGFIRAETIGYQELVDCGSTNAAKEKGLLRSEGKEYVVQEGDVMLFRFNV; encoded by the coding sequence ATGCTACGAGCCGGAATCGTCGGACTGCCCAACGTCGGAAAATCCACCTTATTTAATGCCCTCTGCGAAAATGCCAAAGCAGATGCCGCAAATTTTCCATTCTGCACCATCGAACCGAATGTTGGTGTCGTTGCAGTTCCCGATCCACGCTTAGGTGTGCTCGCTGAGCTTTCTAAATCTGCAAAAATTGTGCCCACCCGCATGGAGTTTGTTGATATTGCTGGACTTGTTGAAGGCGCTAGTCAAGGGGAAGGTCTCGGTAACCAATTTCTCGCCAATATCCGTGAAGTCGACGCAATTGTCCACGTGGTGCGCTGCTTTGATGACGACGATATTATTCATGTTTCCGGCTCCATTGATCCTGTCCGCGACATCGAGATTATTAACCTTGAGTTGATTTTGGCGGATATGTCTCAGGTAGAAAAACGCCTTGAGCGCGCCAAAAAACAAGCAAAAGGTAAAGCGAAGGAAGCCATGCTAGAGGTGGCTGTCCTCGAAAAAATACTTCCTATCCTCGAAGATGGGAAACCCGCTCGCCAAGTAGAGCTAGATGCAGACGAAGAAAATGCGATTAAAGCCCTTGGTTTATTGACCCGTAAGCCTGTTATCTATGCGACCAACGTGTCTGAAGATGATCTTGCAGAAGGAAATGAATGGGTTGAACAAGTTCGTGGTGTGGCAGCCACAGAAAACGCCCAAGTTGTGGTTGTTTCCGCACAGGTAGAGGCAGAACTTGTGGAATTAGAGGAAGCAGATAAAGCCGATTTCCTTGAGGCTTTAGGTGTTTCGGAAGGAGGATTGCAATCCTTAATTAGTGCTACCTATGAGTTATTAGGTTTAAGAACCTATCTCACCACAGGGCCTGAAGAAACAAGAGCTTGGACAATTCTCGTTGGGATGAAAGCACCTCAAGCAGCAGGTGTGATTCACACTGACTTTGAAAGGGGATTTATTCGAGCTGAGACGATTGGCTACCAAGAGTTAGTAGATTGCGGTTCGACCAATGCGGCTAAAGAAAAAGGCTTACTGCGCTCTGAAGGAAAAGAGTATGTGGTTCAAGAAGGGGATGTAATGCTATTCCGCTTCAATGTTTAG
- a CDS encoding DUF3119 family protein translates to MTSAQPTDNIPANNPQVVELKPSYNIPIILITAGISIAFLQIWVGGIIGLFGAFLLIQTLTLRLQFTATDLDIYRLGERIRQFPYAEWQNWRIFWTRVPILFYFKEVKSIHFLPIIFDPRTLQSELEKHCRRN, encoded by the coding sequence ATGACTTCTGCCCAACCTACAGATAATATCCCAGCGAATAATCCCCAAGTTGTTGAGCTTAAACCCAGCTACAACATTCCGATTATCTTGATCACAGCCGGGATTAGCATTGCCTTTTTGCAAATTTGGGTCGGTGGCATCATCGGGTTATTTGGTGCCTTTTTGCTGATTCAAACCCTGACATTGCGTTTGCAATTTACAGCGACAGACCTTGATATTTATCGGTTGGGTGAGCGGATTCGTCAGTTTCCTTATGCCGAGTGGCAAAACTGGCGGATTTTTTGGACAAGAGTTCCAATCCTGTTTTACTTTAAAGAAGTCAAAAGTATTCACTTTTTGCCCATTATTTTTGACCCGCGCACCCTACAAAGCGAACTAGAAAAACACTGCCGTCGCAATTAG
- a CDS encoding WD40 repeat domain-containing serine/threonine-protein kinase, protein MVYCLNYHCPNPENPDKGKFCLHCGQKLWLSDRFGGLSLIQHGVKGRTILGIDRGTNPVSYCVIKQSLITGSVMPQDFLTEFNKNLTQLEKLGDRREFPKILHSVIPQHLKPSELLPMIVFEKITGESLLQQLNTHGCFKEEELVDFLQEILPLLQIIHDHGLVHRDLSPANLIFTPEKYWTIVDFTAAKVTSKVANAHPGTLIGSGIYTAPEQLHGKSYPASDLYSLGIICLELLTMMHPFELFSDHENRWVWRDFLTTPISDSLANLLDMLIEDRVGDRPASAQMALDHLQGKISLPIPIPVLTTPKPSPPPQKSNPASPKQTTPPTEEWHCFKTLKGHRGYISDLNFDETGHFLVSASADQTIRVWNTEYYWEVGCLRGHRGIVSAATFFGSQIISSSWDYTVRLWDWRTKTEGDRLEKRQAWITDLVLLENKHKLATLGADHHISLWDLKTKTFLDSWQADSSGLIDADGLSPVVASANHHDILLWQNQKAISNLSGHLDQITAFQISTNGKFLISAGADNTLRVWSVLNRKCDKIYQLNNPIQTIAIFPNKRFFAAGDDQGTLHIWQLGQEHPITSLSGHRSAIRAIAISPDNQTIATGSQDKTIKLWRFGIQ, encoded by the coding sequence ATGGTTTACTGCCTCAACTACCATTGTCCAAATCCTGAAAACCCTGACAAAGGAAAATTTTGTCTTCACTGTGGCCAAAAATTATGGCTCAGTGATCGCTTTGGTGGACTGAGTTTAATCCAGCATGGAGTAAAGGGTCGAACGATTCTCGGAATAGATCGCGGGACAAATCCTGTAAGCTATTGCGTCATTAAGCAATCTCTGATTACAGGGAGTGTAATGCCCCAAGACTTTCTCACAGAGTTCAACAAAAATCTCACCCAACTTGAAAAATTAGGCGATCGCCGCGAATTCCCCAAAATTCTCCACAGCGTTATCCCGCAACATTTAAAGCCCTCTGAGCTGTTGCCGATGATTGTCTTCGAAAAAATCACCGGGGAATCTCTTTTACAACAGCTCAATACCCATGGCTGCTTTAAAGAAGAAGAACTCGTCGATTTTTTGCAAGAAATCCTGCCATTACTGCAAATCATCCATGACCATGGCCTGGTCCATCGCGATTTAAGTCCAGCAAATTTAATTTTTACGCCTGAAAAATATTGGACAATTGTTGATTTTACAGCAGCAAAAGTGACATCAAAAGTTGCCAATGCCCATCCTGGCACCCTTATTGGCTCAGGGATTTACACGGCACCGGAGCAGCTCCACGGCAAAAGTTATCCGGCGAGTGATTTATATAGTTTAGGGATCATTTGTCTAGAGCTATTGACGATGATGCACCCCTTCGAATTATTTAGCGATCACGAAAATCGTTGGGTCTGGCGCGACTTTTTAACCACTCCGATCAGTGACTCCTTGGCAAACTTATTGGACATGCTCATTGAAGATCGGGTTGGTGATCGCCCTGCTTCTGCCCAAATGGCCCTCGACCATTTACAAGGCAAAATATCTTTGCCTATTCCTATACCTGTCCTCACCACACCCAAACCCAGTCCACCGCCACAAAAATCCAACCCCGCATCACCAAAGCAAACGACTCCTCCGACAGAAGAATGGCATTGCTTTAAAACCCTAAAGGGGCATCGTGGTTATATCAGCGATCTGAATTTTGATGAGACTGGTCATTTTTTGGTAAGTGCGTCAGCTGACCAAACTATTCGGGTTTGGAATACTGAATATTACTGGGAAGTGGGTTGTCTGAGGGGGCATCGCGGTATTGTGTCAGCAGCAACTTTTTTCGGCTCCCAAATTATTTCGAGTAGTTGGGATTATACGGTGCGGCTTTGGGATTGGCGCACCAAAACCGAGGGCGATCGCCTCGAGAAACGTCAAGCCTGGATTACTGATTTAGTTCTATTGGAGAACAAACATAAACTGGCAACCCTTGGCGCAGATCATCATATTTCTCTGTGGGATCTGAAAACCAAAACATTTTTGGATAGCTGGCAAGCAGACAGCTCCGGATTAATAGATGCAGACGGCCTATCCCCTGTCGTTGCTAGTGCTAATCACCACGACATTCTCCTCTGGCAAAATCAAAAAGCAATTAGTAATCTATCCGGTCACCTCGACCAAATCACAGCCTTTCAAATCAGTACGAATGGAAAATTTTTAATCAGTGCGGGTGCCGATAATACCCTCAGGGTTTGGTCAGTTTTAAACCGCAAGTGCGACAAAATTTATCAGCTCAATAATCCCATTCAAACCATCGCCATCTTTCCGAACAAACGCTTTTTTGCTGCGGGCGATGACCAAGGAACCCTTCATATCTGGCAACTTGGACAGGAACATCCCATCACGAGTCTCTCTGGACACCGAAGTGCAATTAGAGCGATCGCCATTTCCCCAGACAACCAAACCATTGCCACAGGCAGCCAAGATAAAACCATTAAACTCTGGCGATTCGGGATACAATGA
- a CDS encoding CPBP family intramembrane glutamic endopeptidase, whose amino-acid sequence MKSFWQLCRQSPAPLRLGFFFISLAILWLPFAAPIYLLLRQDENLTTILTMGLLFVIFLVYLPLWVKRVHDLKKPFSQYGLVWQKINGIELLQGLALGFCFTWGLLIIEHLLGLLTILPPSTTLIRFAIEGALSGLGVALAEELVFRGWIYDELERDYSPTTVLWGCGGIFAIAHFLKPLMEMIRTLPVLPGLTLLGMTLVWAKRGCRGRLGKPIGLHGGLVWGYYIFNVGGLIEYHNNISPWITGVDGNPLGGLCGIIGLSLLAWLMWRSQKTSTPA is encoded by the coding sequence TTGAAATCATTTTGGCAACTGTGCCGGCAGTCTCCAGCACCATTACGGCTAGGCTTTTTTTTCATATCTCTCGCCATTCTCTGGCTACCCTTCGCGGCACCAATCTACCTACTATTACGGCAAGATGAGAATCTGACTACCATTTTGACAATGGGGTTACTCTTCGTGATTTTCCTCGTTTATTTACCCCTCTGGGTGAAGCGAGTGCATGACCTAAAAAAACCTTTTTCGCAGTACGGCTTAGTGTGGCAAAAAATCAACGGCATCGAACTACTACAAGGTTTGGCGCTGGGGTTTTGCTTTACATGGGGTCTACTGATTATTGAACATTTGCTAGGTTTGCTGACAATTTTGCCGCCGTCAACAACTTTGATTCGCTTTGCGATAGAGGGAGCATTAAGTGGTTTGGGAGTTGCCCTCGCTGAAGAATTAGTTTTTCGTGGCTGGATTTACGACGAACTAGAGCGAGACTATAGCCCAACAACAGTGCTCTGGGGTTGTGGTGGCATTTTTGCGATCGCCCACTTTCTAAAACCATTAATGGAAATGATTCGCACTTTACCTGTCCTGCCAGGCTTAACACTATTAGGGATGACCCTTGTGTGGGCAAAGCGTGGCTGTCGCGGACGACTCGGTAAACCGATTGGCCTACATGGCGGCTTGGTTTGGGGATATTACATCTTTAATGTGGGCGGTTTAATTGAGTATCACAACAATATTTCCCCTTGGATAACAGGTGTTGATGGCAATCCTCTAGGTGGCTTATGCGGCATTATCGGACTGTCACTTTTGGCTTGGCTAATGTGGCGATCGCAAAAAACTTCAACCCCTGCATAA
- a CDS encoding DUF3086 domain-containing protein has protein sequence MSSDPQDRPKLDLKPAPPQPIDLPSGDQSGEIGEEKSVEAIAAPNLPEVAAEIVETESPESKTLKEELVALEEQKAALIEEIASLKQEKDALFNEETGGLQEQMQQFMTQSLQTLEAKQASLQKSVDQLERRRNRIREEMRTTFAGTSQEIAVRVQGFRDYLMGSLQDLVMAAEQLDFPTYDDNWTSAPTSAPEPEPQKTKLEVPQFTKQSFAARVKNIEDTLKQYQMSPDYYGPPWQLRRTFEPIHAERVKKWFFEQGGRGAVRSIGSRLQNILVASASVSVLYNMYGDRLRALILANTPERLGEWRRGLQDCLGISRNDFGPNSGVILFENPNALVQKADRLVEDDRLPLIIIDEAEDNISLSLLQYQLWLAFAPEPQSDSSYFF, from the coding sequence ATGAGTTCAGACCCCCAAGATAGACCGAAGTTAGACCTGAAACCAGCGCCTCCACAACCCATTGATCTACCTTCTGGTGATCAATCTGGTGAGATTGGTGAGGAGAAATCTGTAGAGGCGATCGCCGCACCTAACCTCCCCGAAGTTGCAGCGGAAATAGTCGAGACTGAATCTCCTGAATCTAAGACGCTTAAAGAAGAGCTTGTCGCCCTTGAAGAGCAAAAAGCTGCTTTGATTGAAGAAATTGCTTCTCTAAAACAAGAGAAAGACGCGCTCTTTAATGAAGAAACGGGTGGTCTACAAGAGCAAATGCAGCAGTTTATGACACAAAGTTTGCAGACCCTCGAGGCGAAACAAGCATCTCTCCAAAAATCTGTTGATCAGCTAGAACGTCGTCGTAACCGCATCCGAGAAGAAATGCGTACGACTTTTGCGGGAACGTCCCAAGAAATTGCGGTACGTGTGCAGGGATTTCGAGACTATCTTATGGGTAGCCTCCAAGATCTTGTGATGGCGGCGGAGCAGCTTGATTTTCCAACCTACGACGATAATTGGACATCAGCACCCACATCAGCTCCAGAGCCTGAACCTCAAAAAACAAAATTAGAAGTACCTCAGTTTACAAAGCAGAGTTTTGCGGCGCGGGTAAAAAATATCGAAGATACTCTCAAGCAGTATCAAATGTCTCCCGATTATTACGGCCCACCATGGCAACTACGCCGAACCTTTGAGCCAATTCATGCTGAGCGTGTGAAAAAGTGGTTCTTTGAACAGGGAGGTCGTGGCGCTGTGCGGAGTATTGGCAGCCGTTTGCAAAATATTTTGGTTGCGTCCGCCAGTGTTTCTGTTCTCTACAATATGTATGGCGATCGCCTGAGAGCCTTAATTTTGGCCAACACCCCAGAAAGATTAGGGGAATGGCGACGGGGATTGCAGGATTGCCTGGGCATTTCACGGAATGATTTTGGTCCTAATAGCGGTGTGATTTTATTCGAAAATCCAAATGCTTTAGTTCAAAAAGCAGATCGTCTCGTAGAAGATGATAGACTACCGCTAATTATTATTGATGAGGCTGAGGACAATATCAGTCTGTCGCTGCTGCAATACCAGTTATGGCTTGCATTTGCGCCAGAACCCCAGTCTGATTCTTCGTATTTCTTCTAG